A window of Bradyrhizobium diazoefficiens genomic DNA:
TTGGCGTCCGCCCATTCCGAGCGAACCCCGGGCCTGCGAAATTCGGCTGGCATGGTCGACCACACGCGCGTCTCGATAACTCGTGGCGGCCCGTCGAGGTACATCATGGCGCGGCCTTTAGCCTTCGTTTCGGCCGGCCCTCATATTTGTACGCGAACTGCTTGGGCATGGGTCCCTTGTTGCGGTCCCTGCGTCCGGTCTGCTCCCAGGCATGCGCGAGGATGCCGACCGCGCGCGACAGGCAGAAGATGCCCCGCGCGAGCGGCGCGGCAAATCCCAACTCGCCATAGATCACCGCGGTCGCTCCATCGATGTTGATCGGGATGAGCTTGCCCTTGCGCCGTTGCATGACACCCTCAATCGCGCGCGCGGCGCTGGCGTGGTGGCCATTGATCGCGCCTTCGCCCACGGCAGCATCGACGAGCGCGAGCAGCGGTGCAGCGCGCGGATCGACAGGGTGGAAGCGATGACCGAAGCCAGGCAGATATTTACTGCGCGTGGCGATGAACTGGTCGATGGCATCATTGGCGGCCTGGTCGATATCCGCCGTCTCACTGCGTCGCAGGACGTCCTCGTATAGCTCGATCGCCTGCTCTCCGGCGCCGCCATGCACGTCGTCGAGCGTGTTGATGGCAGACGCCATCGCACCATTTAGCGGCAGCCCGCAACTGACCGCCATCTGGGCGATTGCAATCGACGGCGCGTGCGGACCGTGATCGATGGAGCCGACCAGCGCAGCTTGCAACAGCTTCTCCTGCGCAGGTAGAGGCAATTCACCCTGCAGCATCAGCCATATCATGGCGGGGAACGAAATCTGCCCGATCAAGTCCTCGATCGGGTATCCGCGATAGGCGATCCGCCCTGGGGCGATATCGCATATCGAGGTTCGCCACCAATGGGCAGCCTGTTCTCGCAGCTCTGTTTCGCTCATTCTGCTTTCCAATCCAAATTGGCTGACGGCCGATCTGGCGACCAGTTGCGTGCAACTGCTTCACGCAGCGCCATCGGTTGCGGCGCGAACCTGCGGAAAGTGTGCCTCGCCCTGGCGTGGCGTCCCGGCCACGCCACTGGAGATCAACTGCTCAGCCTCCTGAGCGGTGTAGCC
This region includes:
- a CDS encoding citryl-CoA lyase; translation: MSETELREQAAHWWRTSICDIAPGRIAYRGYPIEDLIGQISFPAMIWLMLQGELPLPAQEKLLQAALVGSIDHGPHAPSIAIAQMAVSCGLPLNGAMASAINTLDDVHGGAGEQAIELYEDVLRRSETADIDQAANDAIDQFIATRSKYLPGFGHRFHPVDPRAAPLLALVDAAVGEGAINGHHASAARAIEGVMQRRKGKLIPINIDGATAVIYGELGFAAPLARGIFCLSRAVGILAHAWEQTGRRDRNKGPMPKQFAYKYEGRPKRRLKAAP